Within the Erigeron canadensis isolate Cc75 chromosome 6, C_canadensis_v1, whole genome shotgun sequence genome, the region TAAAATCACCAGGCCCCATGGTAACACTGGTATTGTCCGTGCCAAGTTTACCTCCAACCTTCCTCCCAAATCCATGGTAGTTATATTCATTGCTTTCTATCATTCATACATatttaaacacacacacaagttttttatgtttgtttccATTAGTGTTGATAATATATTCATTGGTTAATGTACTTTGTTGTTTTTTGTGTTCCAGGGATCGAGGGTTAGGGTGTTCATGTACCCAAGCAATATTTAAGGTAtgttttttcattctttttttttgggtttgaaATGGATTTTATTGTAATGTGTATGGATTAATATGTGCTTGTAAAAGTTGATGTGTTGGTTATTTCATAGCTTAGTTATAGGGTGTATGTATGATTTTAGTTTGAAATAGCTGTTCTATCATCTTGTAAAtggattattttttattatggttgctcaagttgtaatttttattttgaacagTGATAATGCTAGAGGCTATCTACTAtgtttttcatttcattatatTAGCTGTTTAGCTCTCGTTGATGGTATATCAGAATATTACGAGCATATACCCAAAATAACATAGATTTTGAATTTAGCAAAGATCAAGTTAAATGTTGTTGGTGCATTTTCATGTGACAATATCTATCTAGAATGTGTGTCTTAAGTCTAACTCATTTGTATGTTAATTTAGGCATGCTTTAAGTATAGAAATGTTAAAGTCGGCTATGATAGGGCCGGATTTAATCAGGGCCGAATTTATAGTCAGGCTCATGACCCATAAATTTGGCTAGCCCATTTTAGCTTGTATTGTTGATTCACATTGTTCGTGTTATTGCTTGTTGATTACTTGTTTAAGAGTTTCCGCACTTGAACATAAAGCTGTCATTTTCCTAGATCCGTGTGGCTAGGGACTTACAAATGTGTATTGAAATGAAATTCATACatgatcttttttatttaaaaaatcacttgtaatttttttaaatttcaacttTTAGTTTTGATGTGACTTGTCACAAGAGGTAAAGTGATACTATTTCGGGTTGCCTTTGATTATGAACTGTAAGTATGTATCTCGGTAGGTATTGTTTCTCACTCTCTTGATTATTAGAAAGTTATAAACTGTTTGAAACATCAAACATCATCACTCTAGTACTCAACATTTGGTGATTTTTAGATTGTAAACTTTTGTTTTACATATggtcggttaaatttttatatgtgTACACGTAAATGCATCTTGATTTGCATATACAAATAGTCACATTTGTTTTTGATCTGATTATATCAATTCAGATATTGGTATATCTTTATATGAATGTTTAGTATTCTGACTTTAGATGTTTTCTTTAAGTTATTGCTCAGTGTTTATATTGTTTGCTTTCCAAGTTTTGCTGATTTTGTATTCGTTCTTTCTGTGTGCAGTTTCAATGAAGAGAAGTATGGATTATGTTGCTGCTGGTCGATTAGCTGTTTTTGTAGtagttgtttttaatatttctgatgcaagatttttatttttcgaATGGAATTGTGGTAGACATTTAAAATATCTTGTACCTTCATCTAAAAGAATGCGGTTCAGTATTCTCACAAGTGTTTCTCTTTAAGAATGTCTGTGATATGAAAAAAGATCTACCTCCATAGATGTTTAGTAAAGCTTATGAATTATGATAATGATAAAGGCACGCTATAACGTTATTTTTTGTAACTTGTTTTATTACTTGCaatttttcttgttttaatAAGGTCTAAATTACTTTTAGAACAATTTAAAGGTTTAGATAATTATATtactttcttttaataaaataagatcTGATAGGACTCTTTTACTCTTAAAAACTAGAACATAATATAAATGTTTGAATTTATCCATTTTTTCACGAAGAATTAGTCATCCTTAATAATCGAGCCACCATTCCTtgctctttctctctttctgtTCAATCTCACAATTTTCATTATTGTAAATTTTCGATTCATCTTTTTTCCCTTTTTGGTTGCCTGACGATGATTTGTTTTACCTTCATTATACACAACCATTTAAAAAAACCTTCACCCATACACAAAAAGGGGCGATAATCATTTAGGGTTAATCAAGATCACGAAAAAAACTCATTCAGTCTCATTGTAATGTCGACAATAAAAAGCTCACCGTCGAGCAAACTGTTCACGTTCGGGCTTGTATCTGCATGGTACTCATCAAACATTGGGGTATTATTGCTCAACAAATATTTACTAACCAATTATGGATTCAAATACCCAATTTTTCTTACAATGTGTCATATGGCTTCATGTGCATTGCTAAGCTACATTGCCATTGCATGGATGAAGTTGGTTCCGTTGCAAACCATCCGATCTCGTGTTCAATTGGTCAAGATATCCGCTTTGAGTCTAATCTTTAGTGCATCTGTAGTGAGTGGTAATATATCCCTTCGGTATTTGCCTGTGTCTTTTAATCAGGCGATTGGGGCTACAACGCCATTTTTCACAGCGGTGTTTGCTTATCTCATGACTTTGAAGAAGGAGGCGTTTCTTACGTATATTACCCTCATTCCTGTTGTTACCGGTGTTATCATCGCAAGTGGGGtatgcttttattttttttggttaaaaccTGTTAGCATATTTCTGGAATTCAATGGTGGGTTCTTCATGAATCTAAACCAAATCTATTGATGTGTGAGTTTGGCATTGCGTTTTGGGAATGGTTATCAGATTGGTTTGGTATAGTGAATTTGATTCTAATTCCTGATTAGTTGTTTTAGGAGCAGATGCAGAATAAAtgcattgaacatctgaaaattTGTTTGCTAAATCCCTACATAATCAGATTTGCCAAACACTCGATCTACAATCACAACTTCAAATACCAGAAGCACATTCAAACACCATTAGTCAAAACCCATTTGGTTACTACTGATATTAAATTTATCTTTAttaatatatgcatataatataATCACTTTCCACACGCAAAACCCCTGATGAGTCAAGACTGTATGAAGTAATCTAGGCAAATGCAATGCTAATTTTGATAATGTTTTGTTGTTATCTTTACTTGTTAGGGTGAGCCAAGTTTTAATCTATTTGGATTTATAATGTGTGTCGGTGCTACCGCTGCCAGAGCACTTAAAACAGTGGTTCAAGGGATATTGCTTTCCTCTGAAGGGTAAACAATCTCTTCACTGCATTTTCCCTTTATTGAAACAATATATGTAACATCTATTGATTTCTATTAATCATGTTACTGACAAGTACTCATTAATTTGCTCAAGTGAGAAGCTGAACTCCATGAATCTCCTTCTGTACATGGCTCCTATTGCTGTAGTACTTCTCCTTCCTGCAACAATATACATGGAAGAGAATGTCGTTGGCATAACAGTAGCACTTGCAAGACAAGATTTTGGGATTGTTTGGCTGTTaattttcaactcctcccttGCTTATTTTGTGAACCTGACCAACTTCTTGGTCACAAAACATACAAGTGCTCTTACACTTCAGGTAATCTGACAGTCAATTGAAAAAACAAACCTCTTTATTTCATTGTGGTGCTTATGGTAAATGAACTTGGTTGATCATTATAATTTGGCATTTACAAAAAGTGGTTCAACTTTGGGATGAAAACATGCAGCATGATAGTTAATTATGCTGACTGGTTGATTGCTTCAGGTTCTTGGAAATGCAAAGGGAGCAGTAGCAGTCGTGGTTTCGATATTAATCTTTAGGAATCCAGTTTCTGTAACTGGGATGGCTGGCTATACACTTACAGTTATTGGTGTCATTCTTTACGGTGAAGTTAAGAAGCGTAGTGTCAAACGAGACAACATTTCTTTATAAGTTAGCATGAGATTACTCACTTGTTTAGAGTTCATATggagaaaaatcttcttttttgAGTTTTACCGTTGATTCTTTCAGTAAAGAGATGTAGAATTAATCCCAGAAAATGTGTCATACTGGTACCAACTTAGGGAAAATTAGTAAAAAGAATGCGAGATTTCAGATTGTAGCAAATGATCAGTCACATGGTGAAACTGTATAGCAGATTGTTGAACATCCACGGAAAATGCAACTCAAATtcaagaagagaaaaaaatatgtttgataAACATGACATCTGACGAATCAATCAAACAAAAGAAAGTTGACAAGTCTACAGGTTTATCTGTTCCCTGGCATGggaaaatcatcaacaataaccaataaaaacaaacacaagGAAAAAAAGAACCATGTTTGTAAGATCATAGGAAAAAGGGTGTGTTTCATTCAGGAATGGAAGCGGCAgcggctgctgctgctgctgctgttgttgCCGCAGCAGCGCGTTTGATGGATGCAGACTTGATCAGATGATTGTAGCTGCCCTTTTCCTTGAATAGCTGTGAGAAGTGATGCTTGCAGTACAAAATTCCTTCCAAAGCGGCATAGTTTGATGGAGATAAAGAGCAGCCTCCATGGGAGCACTTGAAACATGATTTGTGGTATGCTTGGTTCTCCACTGTTACCTGATTAAGTAATTAATAAGTCAGTAGCAAATATAATCAGATGTAATTCTTTGTGAAATATGCAAGAGGCTCTGTGAATGTTCTTTTTTGAAGTAATTATGTAATTTTGAGTGATTGATATCAGATTTTCAGCTATATAAAGGTGAGTTGTTGGAGATAATATTTGGATGCATTTGAAATTGTAGTAGCCAGATAATCGATTTCAGTGGTTGAAAAAATCATGAAAACGCCTTGTAAGCTTGGTATGTACCTTCTCCAGAGGATATGCTGTTTTGCCACAAGTAGCAcatttatcttgagtcccagagaACATACCAGCAGCTTTGCTAGGTGACTTTGTCTACACATAAAGAGACTCGGTATGACATAAACCATATCAAATATTATTTACGTAAAAAAGACTGGATATTTACCAGCATTGGGGATAGCTTCTCAGCCGTCTTTGCAGCTGTACAAATGGAAAGCCATCAGATATTCAAACTAACAATTATTAAACCGCCCAAGGAAAGCAAAAAGGGGACAAATTCATGAGAAAAAAAGTGTACGTGATTGGAAGTTTTTGTTGAAGTTGCCACTTTCCTTGAAGAGCTGCTCAAAGTGGGGCTTGCAGTAGAGCACACCTTCCATAGATGAATAATTGCTCAGCTGAAAAGTAAACTATCATTACTATCCAGTGGCTAAAAAAGTATGTTTATTTGCAGAATAAACTAGAGGTTAAAATTGGCATTTCAAAGCTCGTACACTAACTAAACCCAAGTAGATTTTGACAGGTACTAAAGATTTTAGCTATCCACTGGATTGTATTTGAGACGTTTGATCTATATTCAAAAAGTTTCCTTGAACTATATAGACAGACAAACAGCTACGGCTGATGGTTACCATCAAATAGTTGGGGAAAGATGTAAATGACTGTGAAATGGTTCAAGATTTTGCAATGTTCAAAGAATGTAACAGATACATTTGAATTGCACATCAGTTGTCCTTATTTTTCTATTGGAAACGAGACATTATTCTTACAAAGATACAAAAAGAACCAGCAATTTTGGGCAAAAGTTATTGAGACTAATGGTTCTTTTTGCATTTAAACTCCCAGAATTTGTATAAAATTGCCTACTCTTGAAATCTATATTGCAGCTTCACAACAACAAAAGTTAGTTGCAATAAAAAGGCAACTATAGTGACCGTCAGTCATTCTAGAAAACTATAATAATGCTATATAGTTGTGTACCAACGCCATATCCATTACTTGAGGAACAAACATCCTCgtatttacattaattaactAGCCCGTAAAAGCCTTCTCTACAaataaatgatgtaaaataaaaagaagaaaataatgaACATACCTTAAGGGTACCTTTGCAATGGCTACACTTAAAGCAAGATTTGTGATAATCCACACCATCAGCAGACAAAAGCTCAACTGGATAAACTGTCTTTCCACAAGCCTTGCATTTTTGTTGAGTCCCAGTAAAAGACATTTTCCCCCCTTTTCACCCTTTGGATCTGATCTTGATCTTTTTTAGCCTACCACCCTATTATTTTCATCAACCAATCAAATGTCAAAAATGTTTATACacttttcaattaaaaaatcCTAACACTTTTCAGCCTTACACGTCCGATCTGACATAAAAACTGAACATAAAACTACTATTGTAAAAGATTTTGCAACCCCAACAAACAAAATACCCAATATTGGGAGTTGAGACATAGACAACCATATCCTGTCTGAGTATATAGATAGAATTATAGAATTAAACTGTTTCTGTAAGGACCTCAGACTATATTTTGTA harbors:
- the LOC122602732 gene encoding probable sugar phosphate/phosphate translocator At3g11320, with protein sequence MSTIKSSPSSKLFTFGLVSAWYSSNIGVLLLNKYLLTNYGFKYPIFLTMCHMASCALLSYIAIAWMKLVPLQTIRSRVQLVKISALSLIFSASVVSGNISLRYLPVSFNQAIGATTPFFTAVFAYLMTLKKEAFLTYITLIPVVTGVIIASGGEPSFNLFGFIMCVGATAARALKTVVQGILLSSEGEKLNSMNLLLYMAPIAVVLLLPATIYMEENVVGITVALARQDFGIVWLLIFNSSLAYFVNLTNFLVTKHTSALTLQVLGNAKGAVAVVVSILIFRNPVSVTGMAGYTLTVIGVILYGEVKKRSVKRDNISL
- the LOC122602730 gene encoding LIM domain-containing protein WLIM2b-like, whose amino-acid sequence is MSFTGTQQKCKACGKTVYPVELLSADGVDYHKSCFKCSHCKGTLKLSNYSSMEGVLYCKPHFEQLFKESGNFNKNFQSPAKTAEKLSPMLTKSPSKAAGMFSGTQDKCATCGKTAYPLEKVTVENQAYHKSCFKCSHGGCSLSPSNYAALEGILYCKHHFSQLFKEKGSYNHLIKSASIKRAAAATTAAAAAAAAASIPE